Proteins encoded in a region of the Desulfovermiculus halophilus DSM 18834 genome:
- the pssA gene encoding CDP-diacylglycerol--serine O-phosphatidyltransferase, producing the protein MSDFRHKGIYILPNLFTTASLLAGFMGLMWAVQGRFELCASAILVSCLCDGLDGKLARMTKASSEFGIQLDSLVDLVAFGVTPAAMIYLWQTQHLGRTGLLVSFAYLACGALRLARFNVSAMRSPGGGKKFFVGLPIPAAACLLATLVLFAARLPEGALQAVLPGWCVGLTLASGLLMVSKVRYASFKDLEAVKAHPYTMSVAVVLLFVLMASEPRMLGFFFFLAYLFSGLAYTYAVLPLRRGTFLRGLTSR; encoded by the coding sequence ATGTCTGATTTTCGCCACAAAGGGATCTACATCCTGCCCAATCTGTTCACCACAGCCAGCCTGCTTGCCGGGTTCATGGGCCTGATGTGGGCGGTTCAGGGCAGGTTCGAGCTCTGTGCCTCGGCCATACTGGTCAGCTGCCTGTGCGATGGGCTGGACGGCAAGCTGGCCAGGATGACCAAGGCCAGCTCCGAGTTCGGCATTCAGTTGGACTCCCTTGTCGATCTGGTGGCCTTCGGGGTCACGCCCGCAGCCATGATCTACTTGTGGCAGACCCAGCACCTGGGTCGCACCGGCCTGCTCGTATCCTTCGCCTATCTGGCCTGCGGGGCCCTGCGTCTGGCCCGATTCAACGTTTCAGCCATGCGCAGTCCCGGAGGGGGCAAGAAGTTCTTTGTCGGTCTGCCAATCCCGGCTGCGGCCTGTCTTTTGGCCACCCTGGTCCTGTTTGCGGCCAGGCTGCCGGAAGGTGCGCTCCAGGCCGTCCTCCCGGGGTGGTGCGTGGGGCTGACCCTGGCCTCCGGCCTGCTCATGGTCAGCAAGGTGCGCTATGCCTCGTTTAAGGATCTGGAGGCGGTCAAGGCTCATCCGTACACCATGTCTGTGGCCGTTGTCCTTCTCTTTGTCCTCATGGCTTCGGAACCCAGGATGCTGGGCTTCTTTTTCTTCCTCGCCTATCTCTTTTCCGGCCTGGCATATACCTATGCCGTCCTCCCCCTGCGCCGGGGGACATTCCTACGGGGGCTTACCAGCCGTTAA
- a CDS encoding 2-isopropylmalate synthase, with product MQNNTVYVFDTTLRDGEQSPGASMNMQEKRRLARQLDALGVDVIEAGFPASSTGDFEAVQEIAQVIENAQVAGLARASTADIDRAWEAIKDARRPRIHTFLATSDIHMEYKLAMSREQVLAQVAEAVGRASTYTQNVEFSAEDASRSDWSFLTQVVQAAVDAGATTINIPDTVGYTQPEEYAALIRHLKDTVQGIEDVVLSVHCHNDLGLATANTLAAVQAGARQVEVTLNGIGERAGNAALEEVVMALEVRKDLHGLETNVVKDQIYPTCRLLSLIIGQAIPAYKAVIGGNAFAHEAGIHQHGMLQNKQTYEIMTPESIGRPPSEMVLGKHSGRHACQRRLEELGYRLDREQLDHVVEAVKTLADKKKQIFVEDLEALVLEEVYRIPDKYKLLYLSSLSGNMAIPTATLKMSVDDENVQVAEFGVGPVDSVFNAICRIVGKNPSLQKFSVTAITGGTDAQGEVTVKIQEGEQTAIGRGADPDIIVASAKAYINALNRLAKKEEDTICARI from the coding sequence ATGCAGAACAATACAGTGTATGTCTTTGATACCACGTTGCGCGATGGAGAGCAGTCCCCCGGGGCGAGCATGAATATGCAGGAAAAGCGGCGGCTGGCCCGGCAGCTGGATGCCCTGGGCGTGGATGTAATTGAGGCCGGCTTTCCGGCCTCGAGCACCGGGGATTTTGAGGCGGTCCAGGAGATCGCCCAGGTGATTGAAAACGCCCAGGTTGCGGGTCTGGCCCGGGCCTCCACTGCGGACATCGACCGGGCCTGGGAAGCGATCAAGGATGCCAGAAGGCCGCGGATCCACACCTTTTTGGCCACCTCGGACATCCATATGGAGTATAAGCTGGCCATGAGCCGGGAGCAGGTCCTGGCTCAGGTGGCTGAAGCCGTGGGCCGGGCCAGCACTTACACCCAAAATGTCGAGTTTTCGGCCGAGGATGCATCCAGGTCGGACTGGAGCTTTTTGACCCAGGTGGTTCAGGCCGCTGTGGACGCCGGGGCCACAACCATCAATATCCCGGACACGGTGGGCTATACCCAGCCGGAGGAATACGCCGCCCTGATCCGGCATTTAAAGGACACGGTCCAGGGCATCGAGGATGTCGTTCTCAGCGTGCACTGCCACAACGACCTGGGGCTGGCCACGGCCAACACCCTGGCAGCGGTCCAGGCCGGGGCCCGGCAGGTCGAAGTAACCCTGAACGGGATTGGAGAGCGGGCCGGCAACGCTGCCCTGGAGGAAGTGGTCATGGCCTTGGAGGTGCGCAAGGACCTGCACGGCCTGGAAACCAATGTCGTCAAGGACCAGATCTATCCTACCTGCCGTTTGCTTTCCCTGATTATCGGGCAGGCCATACCAGCCTATAAGGCGGTTATCGGGGGCAATGCCTTTGCCCATGAGGCCGGTATCCACCAGCACGGGATGCTGCAGAACAAGCAGACCTATGAGATCATGACCCCGGAGAGCATCGGCCGTCCGCCCTCGGAGATGGTGCTGGGCAAGCATTCCGGCCGTCACGCCTGCCAGCGCCGTCTGGAGGAGCTGGGGTACCGCCTGGACCGGGAGCAGCTGGATCATGTGGTGGAAGCGGTCAAGACCCTGGCGGATAAGAAGAAGCAGATCTTTGTCGAGGATCTGGAGGCCCTGGTCCTGGAAGAGGTGTACCGCATCCCGGATAAGTACAAGCTCTTGTATTTGAGTTCACTTTCCGGCAACATGGCCATTCCTACAGCCACCCTGAAAATGAGTGTCGACGATGAAAACGTTCAGGTCGCCGAGTTCGGGGTCGGGCCTGTGGATTCCGTGTTCAACGCCATATGCAGGATCGTGGGCAAAAACCCCTCCCTGCAGAAGTTTTCGGTCACCGCGATCACCGGGGGCACGGATGCCCAGGGCGAGGTCACGGTCAAGATCCAGGAAGGGGAGCAGACGGCCATCGGACGGGGGGCTGATCCGGATATCATCGTGGCCAGCGCCAAGGCGTACATCAATGCCTTGAACCGGCTGGCCAAGAAGGAGGAAGACACGATATGCGCCAGAATCTAG
- a CDS encoding 3-isopropylmalate dehydratase large subunit: MRQNLAEKILQAHTADQVSGPGQIVQCRVDGVLANDITAPLAIASLQRMGADRVFDPQRIFLVCDHFTPNKDQDSAEQVKTVREFARRMQISHYYEGGTSGVEHALLPELGLVGPGEIVIGADSHTCTYGALGAFATGLGSTDIAAAMVLGETWFKVPATLRVDLQGTLGKWVGGKDVVLALIGRIGVDGALYKAMEFGGPGLAQLGVEARMTIANMAIEAGGKAGLFPADDAVLEYLQAAGRQGDSRLYPDPDAGYEQRMDVDLSDLQPQVACPHLPDNVRPVQEVANTPLDQVVIGSCTNGRISDLREAAGILRGRKVAPGLRLIILPATPRIYAQALEEGLLLDFLQAGGVIGPPTCGPCLGGHMGILAGGERCLATTNRNFKGRMGSLDSEVYLSGPAVAAASAVAGEIVHPDQV, translated from the coding sequence ATGCGCCAGAATCTAGCGGAAAAGATCCTGCAGGCCCATACTGCGGACCAGGTGAGCGGGCCGGGACAGATCGTTCAGTGCCGGGTGGACGGGGTCCTGGCCAACGACATCACCGCCCCGCTGGCCATTGCATCCCTGCAGCGCATGGGGGCGGACAGGGTCTTTGATCCGCAGCGCATTTTTCTGGTCTGCGATCACTTTACCCCGAACAAGGACCAGGACTCGGCGGAACAGGTCAAAACAGTGCGCGAGTTCGCCCGCAGGATGCAGATATCCCATTACTACGAAGGGGGAACGAGCGGGGTGGAACATGCCCTGCTTCCGGAGCTGGGGCTGGTCGGTCCGGGTGAGATCGTGATCGGGGCGGACAGCCACACCTGCACCTACGGGGCCCTCGGGGCCTTTGCCACCGGCCTGGGGAGTACGGATATCGCCGCGGCCATGGTCCTGGGCGAGACCTGGTTCAAGGTCCCGGCCACGCTGAGGGTGGACCTGCAGGGGACCCTGGGCAAATGGGTCGGGGGCAAGGACGTTGTCCTGGCTCTGATCGGCAGAATCGGGGTGGACGGGGCCCTGTACAAGGCCATGGAGTTCGGCGGGCCGGGACTGGCCCAGCTGGGGGTGGAGGCCAGGATGACCATAGCTAATATGGCCATTGAAGCCGGGGGCAAGGCCGGGCTGTTTCCGGCTGACGACGCTGTCCTGGAGTATCTGCAGGCCGCCGGTCGACAGGGGGACAGCCGTCTGTATCCGGATCCGGATGCGGGCTACGAGCAGAGAATGGATGTTGATCTCTCAGACCTCCAGCCCCAGGTGGCCTGCCCCCATCTCCCGGATAACGTGCGCCCGGTTCAAGAGGTTGCAAACACTCCCCTGGATCAGGTGGTCATCGGCTCCTGCACCAATGGGCGGATCTCCGATCTGCGGGAAGCGGCCGGTATCCTTCGGGGCAGGAAGGTTGCCCCGGGGCTGCGGCTGATCATTCTTCCAGCAACACCCAGGATATATGCCCAGGCCCTGGAAGAAGGACTGCTGCTGGATTTTCTGCAGGCCGGAGGGGTTATCGGGCCTCCGACCTGCGGTCCCTGTCTGGGCGGGCATATGGGGATTTTGGCCGGGGGTGAGCGCTGTCTGGCCACAACCAATCGGAATTTCAAGGGCCGGATGGGCAGCCTGGACAGTGAAGTGTACCTGTCCGGCCCGGCGGTGGCCGCTGCCAGCGCTGTGGCCGGGGAGATCGTGCATCCGGATCAGGTCTAG
- a CDS encoding 3-isopropylmalate dehydratase small subunit: MHFSGKAHKVGANIDTDAIIPARYLVSTEPEVLGTHCMAGLEPDWVQRVQAGDILVGGPNFGCGSSREHAPLAILGAGIPVVVAHSFARIFYRNAFNMGLVLMEVGEDVALIQDGDSLDIDVQEGRIRNLRTQQVITVPPLPEFMQTLLAAGGLVEYVRDRLARDAVTA, from the coding sequence ATGCACTTTTCTGGCAAAGCCCACAAAGTGGGGGCCAATATCGATACCGATGCCATTATCCCGGCCAGATACCTGGTCAGCACCGAGCCGGAGGTCCTGGGCACCCACTGCATGGCCGGTCTGGAACCGGACTGGGTGCAGCGGGTTCAGGCCGGGGACATACTGGTGGGCGGTCCCAACTTCGGATGCGGGTCGTCCCGGGAACACGCCCCGCTGGCCATCCTCGGGGCCGGAATCCCGGTGGTGGTGGCCCACAGCTTCGCCCGGATCTTTTACCGCAATGCCTTTAACATGGGCTTGGTGCTCATGGAGGTCGGTGAGGACGTGGCCTTGATCCAGGACGGAGACAGCCTGGATATTGATGTGCAGGAGGGAAGGATACGAAATTTGCGCACCCAGCAGGTAATCACTGTCCCTCCTTTGCCCGAGTTCATGCAGACCCTTCTCGCCGCCGGGGGGCTTGTTGAATACGTCCGGGACCGTCTGGCCAGGGATGCCGTCACTGCATAG
- the leuB gene encoding 3-isopropylmalate dehydrogenase: MDYTVCVLPGDGIGPDITDQAVKVLHAVGQKFGHGFTFTEHMIGGGAIDAAGHPLPQETIDACTKADAVLLGAVGGPKWDDVQHKLRPEQGLLGIRKALGLFANLRPAVIYPELAQASYLRPDIVRQGIDLMVLRELTGGIYFGRPQGVRTHEGQRVGINSMVYSEEEIRRIGRMAFEIAGKRRGRLCSVDKANVLDVSRLWREVIAELARDYPQVELSHMYVDNAAMQLVRDPSQFDVIVTGNMFGDILSDEAATITGSIGLLPSASLGQSRPGLFEPVHGSAPDLAGQDAANPLATILSAAMLCTYGLGLETEGRAVEDAVHAVLGRGHRTADLATDRSEIVGCSRMGDLVCDQLLGQG, translated from the coding sequence ATGGATTATACTGTATGCGTATTGCCCGGAGACGGGATCGGGCCGGATATCACCGACCAGGCAGTCAAGGTGCTGCATGCTGTAGGCCAGAAGTTCGGCCACGGGTTCACATTCACTGAGCATATGATCGGGGGAGGGGCCATCGATGCCGCCGGCCATCCCCTGCCCCAGGAGACCATTGATGCCTGCACCAAGGCGGATGCCGTCCTTCTGGGGGCGGTGGGCGGACCGAAGTGGGATGATGTTCAGCACAAGCTGCGGCCGGAGCAGGGCCTCCTGGGCATCCGCAAGGCCCTGGGGCTGTTTGCCAATCTTCGTCCGGCGGTCATCTACCCGGAGCTGGCCCAGGCCTCTTATCTCCGCCCGGATATTGTCCGCCAGGGCATAGACCTCATGGTTCTCCGGGAGCTCACCGGAGGGATTTATTTCGGGAGGCCCCAAGGGGTGCGGACCCATGAGGGACAGCGGGTAGGGATCAACAGCATGGTCTACTCCGAGGAGGAGATCAGGCGCATCGGCCGGATGGCCTTCGAGATTGCGGGTAAGCGCAGGGGCAGGCTGTGTTCGGTGGACAAGGCCAATGTCCTGGATGTCTCCAGGCTGTGGCGGGAAGTGATCGCCGAGCTGGCCCGGGACTACCCCCAGGTCGAGCTCTCGCACATGTATGTGGACAATGCCGCCATGCAGCTGGTCCGCGATCCCTCGCAGTTCGACGTCATCGTCACCGGGAACATGTTCGGGGACATCCTCTCCGATGAAGCGGCGACCATTACCGGATCCATCGGACTCTTGCCCTCAGCCTCCCTGGGGCAGTCCCGACCCGGACTGTTCGAACCGGTGCACGGATCCGCTCCGGACCTGGCCGGACAGGATGCGGCCAACCCCCTGGCCACCATCCTTTCCGCGGCCATGCTCTGTACCTACGGCCTGGGGCTGGAAACCGAGGGCCGGGCTGTGGAGGACGCGGTGCATGCGGTGCTCGGCCGGGGACACCGGACTGCAGACCTGGCAACAGACCGCAGTGAGATCGTGGGCTGTTCCCGCATGGGGGATCTGGTCTGCGATCAGCTTCTGGGCCAAGGATAA
- a CDS encoding ABC-F family ATP-binding cassette domain-containing protein — MDIRLQVQGVSKGFAGTELFRNVHMELAPGHRVAVVGPNGSGKSTLLHIIAGDLSPDQGRVQIHPPGARIGYAWQELDTSEVETGLFSWVGEGIPSWQDLWQSWEQADEERTRQQLAQKQTELEHAYGYNPEHRIQSVLTGLGFPTSQWSAPLRHLSGGWQERAKLARLLVQGTDILLLDEPTNHLDLEAVFWLENFLARFQGIVVFVAHDRYFLDRAGNRVLALGRGRAVFRQGTYSQYLDWDREQQEQRRRQTQKLDQAINHRQHYVDRFRYKADKARQAQSRLREIEQLKTQREAVAPGQSGKQLAFSWPEPQRSGHTVCKIVDMQFAYPGREPLWPAVSFHLYRGQKVALVGPNGCGKSTLLKVMAGDLQPTQGKVASGTKVRIGYFSQHIRETLDLDRSVLSEIRRMADPGTKEQELRSVLGLFLLDESMWERPVRELSGGEKNRLLLASLFLARANCLFLDEPTNHLDLESREALIQALRSFSGTVCLVAHDRYLLARVPDRIWMLSGQGISELPGGYAEYEAILQGGEQGDAQSPQARSKDALKERKREEARLRNERFRLLQPKKERYASLEQELEQVLAEQNRLEQMLADPEIYARGERIRELNKEYQGLQERAESIFSEMDSLEQEVEALEEKE, encoded by the coding sequence ATGGATATCCGACTTCAGGTACAAGGGGTCAGCAAGGGCTTTGCCGGAACCGAGCTGTTCCGCAATGTGCACATGGAGCTCGCCCCCGGTCACCGGGTAGCGGTGGTCGGGCCGAACGGGAGCGGAAAGAGTACCCTGCTGCACATCATCGCCGGAGATTTAAGCCCGGACCAGGGGCGGGTCCAGATCCATCCCCCCGGGGCGCGGATCGGCTACGCCTGGCAGGAGCTGGATACCTCTGAGGTGGAGACCGGGCTCTTCTCCTGGGTCGGCGAGGGCATTCCCTCCTGGCAGGACCTGTGGCAGAGCTGGGAACAGGCCGACGAAGAGCGTACCCGGCAGCAGCTGGCCCAGAAGCAGACAGAGCTGGAACACGCCTACGGCTACAATCCAGAACACCGCATCCAGTCCGTACTTACCGGGCTCGGCTTTCCCACTTCTCAATGGTCGGCCCCTCTGCGGCACTTGAGCGGCGGGTGGCAGGAGAGGGCCAAGCTGGCTCGTCTTCTGGTCCAGGGAACGGATATCCTGCTTCTGGACGAACCAACCAACCATCTGGATCTGGAGGCCGTGTTCTGGCTGGAGAACTTTCTGGCCAGGTTTCAAGGGATCGTGGTCTTTGTGGCCCATGACCGGTACTTTCTGGACCGGGCCGGAAACCGGGTCTTGGCCCTGGGCCGGGGCAGGGCGGTCTTTCGCCAGGGCACCTACAGCCAGTACCTGGACTGGGACCGCGAGCAGCAGGAGCAACGCAGACGCCAGACCCAGAAGCTGGATCAGGCCATCAACCACCGCCAGCACTATGTGGACCGGTTCCGGTACAAGGCGGACAAGGCCAGGCAGGCCCAATCCAGGCTGCGGGAGATTGAACAGCTCAAGACGCAACGGGAGGCCGTTGCCCCGGGCCAGTCCGGCAAGCAGCTGGCATTCTCCTGGCCCGAGCCGCAGCGCAGCGGGCACACGGTTTGCAAGATCGTGGACATGCAGTTCGCCTACCCCGGGCGCGAGCCGCTGTGGCCGGCGGTCAGCTTTCATCTCTACCGGGGGCAGAAAGTGGCCCTGGTTGGACCCAACGGATGCGGCAAGTCTACGCTGCTCAAGGTTATGGCCGGGGATCTGCAGCCCACTCAGGGAAAGGTCGCCTCCGGGACCAAGGTGCGCATCGGCTATTTTTCTCAGCATATTCGGGAGACCCTGGATCTGGACCGGAGTGTTTTGTCCGAGATCAGACGCATGGCCGATCCCGGGACCAAAGAGCAGGAACTGCGATCGGTTCTGGGTCTCTTTTTGCTGGATGAGTCCATGTGGGAACGGCCGGTCCGGGAGCTCAGCGGAGGGGAGAAGAACCGGCTCCTTCTGGCCTCTCTGTTTCTGGCCAGGGCCAACTGCCTGTTTCTGGACGAACCGACCAATCATCTGGACCTGGAGAGCAGGGAGGCATTGATCCAGGCCCTGCGGAGCTTTTCGGGAACCGTATGCCTTGTGGCTCATGACCGGTATCTCCTGGCCCGGGTCCCGGACCGGATATGGATGCTTTCCGGGCAGGGGATCAGTGAACTCCCGGGAGGCTATGCCGAATACGAGGCCATCCTGCAGGGCGGGGAGCAGGGCGATGCCCAGTCCCCCCAGGCCAGGTCCAAGGACGCGTTGAAGGAAAGAAAGCGGGAGGAGGCCAGGCTGCGCAACGAACGCTTCCGGCTCCTGCAGCCCAAGAAAGAGCGGTACGCCAGCCTGGAGCAGGAGCTGGAGCAGGTGCTGGCCGAGCAGAACCGCCTGGAGCAGATGCTGGCCGATCCGGAGATATATGCCCGGGGAGAGCGGATCAGGGAGCTGAACAAAGAGTATCAGGGTCTCCAGGAGCGAGCGGAGTCGATATTCTCGGAAATGGACTCCCTGGAGCAGGAAGTGGAGGCCTTGGAAGAGAAGGAATAG